Below is a window of Vibrio gazogenes DNA.
CCTGCGTCCCATCTCGATCGCACTTTCCGTGTCTCCGGCAACATGTCGGTACTCAACGCCAAACCTTTTTTTGGCCGTCCCGGTGGGCAGTGCCAGAAAAGCGTCCATTTGCTCCGAAGACCACCGATTTTTAGGTAAATAGATACCACTAGAAACAATATCGAATGCCATAAGTTCTCATTACACTAAAATAAAAAACAGTGTTCAAAATACTATGAGGGACGATGTAAGTCTAGTCTGTTTCATCGGTTGTCATCACAATATGGGTCAAGTTCACATTCTGATTGACTGATGTGATAAACAAAAAACAGGGGAAATGAAACGCCGATAAGGGATATTGAAACAGATTCACGATAGTGACATGTTTTTATCAGAAAATGAAAAATGAAGTTCAGGCAAGAAAATCTGGAGCGACACACGGGGTTCGAACCCGTGACCTCAACCTTGGCAAGGTTGCGCTCTACCAACTGAGCTAGTGTCGCATTGAAATCTCAGAAGAGAATGGAGGCGCGTCCCGGAGTCGAACCGAGGTCCACGGATTTGCAATCCGCTGCATAGCCACTCTGCCAACGCGCCAACTTTTGTATCGAAAAGATAAAATCACCATCTCTGATACGGGTTCGCATTCTACGGATTCACCCAATCCAGTCAACAAAATTTTTTGCTTTTTGAATCATTTGCCTATTTTACACTCAAATGTTGTAAGCTTCGCCGATCTGCCCGACTTGACCGGTCAGATTCTTCTTCTGACCTAACAATTTCAACATTCAACTGTTGCGATATACAGCGGTTATTTCTATGGTAATGTCATCCATTTGTGAATAGGTGAAAACGCCATGAAATTTACTACACAACTGCTTAATGAACTTAACTTACTGCTTCAATTTGATCTGAATAGTCGTGATACAGGTATTAAAGTCCACAAAACTGCTGAAAAGAAAGTCCAAGATGCCGTTGAAGCCCTCTATCGGAAAAACCTATGCACCCACCCGGACGGTGGTTATTTAACCGATGAAGGTATCGAAATGGCTCAGGATGCCGATCGCATTCTCCGAGTACTGGCTCCGGAACCGGAATAAAAAACAAACATGATGAAACATATCACAATCATTGGTGCCGGCTGGCTTGGTTTACCACTGACACATCATTTATCTGATTCTTGCCGTGTTTTCGCCAGTAAAACCACACCGGCCGGAGCCGATGCCCTGAAACTTGAGGGCATTCGCAGTTTCTGCTTTCATTTCGAACAGTCCGAAAGCCCCTTATCCGACAAACTGATCGCACAGCAGGCTGAAGTCGTGATTGGCTGCTTTCCGCCTGGATTCAGACAGAATAAACAGGATGAATACGCGCATTATTGGAGCTGTCTGGTCGAACAGTGCAAAATCGCACAAGTGAAAAAATTAATCATGATCAGTACGACCGGTGTTTATCCCAACCATCCCGGAGTGATGACAGAACAAGATGCAAACCTGACCCTCGCGCAAGATAATGCTGATTTCAGTACATCAGCCCGAGTCTTACTTACGGCAGAGCAGCATGTGATCGATAGTGGGCTCGACTATGCAATCCTGCGCTTTAGCGGATTAATCGGTCCCAAACGCCATCCGGCTCGATTTGTCCCTAAACTCAAACAAGTCAGTTCACGTGCACCCGCCAATATATTGCATCTTGATGATGCCATTGGCAGTGTTCGTTATATTCTCGAACAAGAACTCTCCGGGATTTTTAATGTCACAACGCCGGAAACCGTCAGCAAAGCAGAATTTTATCAAGCAGCACTAGACACCGTGTCATCAGAAGCGGCTTTGCCACCGATTGTCGCGCAAGAAGATAAGCAAATCAGCGGTGATAAACTTTGCCGTTGCGGCTATTCATTCCATTATCAGCACACGCTGGATGCACTCCGTTACCTATAATCTTTTCAAGAAGGGGCCAATCACAGACGCCCCAATGCCTCTTTATAGTGTTTCCGACAGACGGAGACATAACGGTCATTACCACCAATATCAACCTGAGCACCTTCGGCAATCGGTTGTCCTTGAGCATCGACACGTACCACCATATTGGCTTTTTTACCACAATGACAGATGGTTTTCAGTTCAACTAACTTATCAGCCCAAGCTAACAGATGCTGACTTCCCGGAAAGAGTTCACCTTTAAAATCAGAACGCAGCCCATAGCAAAGCACTGGGATACCAAGTCGATCCACGACATCTGTCAACTGATACACCTGCTCTTTCGATAAAAACTGGCATTCGTCGACTAAAATACAGTCGACTTTCATCTGCTGATGTAATTGATCGACTTCCTCAAACAAATTGGAAGACTCGCGAAAAAGATAAGCCTCTTCCTCCAACCCGATTCGGGAGCTGACTTTACCCACTCCGAATCGATTATCAATGGCTGCGGTATAAATCACGGGATTCATGCCTCGCTCCCGGTAGTTAAAAGAAGACTGAAGGAGTGTGGTCGATTTCCCTGCATTCATTGCAGAGTAATAAAAATACATCTGGGCCAAAGTATTTTCCTGTGTTCATTACCAGACAATTCAAATATGCATAAAAATACCTATGCAAATCGTTTCTTTTCTTAGCGCCGAATACGAAAAAGGTGGCAATAAGCCACCTTTGTTACATCATGCCGCTGAATCAAACATTTTCCGCTTTAGCGCGTACAGCAATCGCCAGCTCTTCAAGTGCCGCAGGGTTTGCTTCACTTGGTGCTTCAGTCATCGGGCAAGCTGCCGCGGTGGTCTTCGGAAATGCAATCACATCACGAATATTCTCGGTACCACAAAGCAACATGACCAGACGGTCAAAACCAAAGGCTAAACCTGCATGAGGCGGTGTACCGAATTTTAGTGCATCCAACAGGAAGCCGAACTTCCGGCGCTGCTCATCTTCTTCGATCCCTAGAATATCAAACACAGCGGTCTGCATTGCAGAGTCATGAATACGCACCGAGCCACCACCGACTTCATAGCCATTCAAGACCATGTCATAGGCATTTGAGTTTACATTGGCCGGATTGGCTTTCAGCTCATCAGCCGTGACACCTAATGGTGAAGTGAACGGATGGTGCATCGCATGAAGTTGCCCTTCATCGTCTTCTTCAAACATTGGGAAATCAACCACCCATAACGGTGCCCAGGCAGACTCATCTGTCAGTGATAAATCTGTACCCAGTTTTAATCGCAATGCACCCAATGCTTCTGATACAACATTAACTTTATCGGCACCAAAGAGAATGATATCGCCGCTTTGAGCCTGCGTACGTTCCAGAATCGATTCAATCACGGATTCAGACAAGAATTTAGCCACAGGAGACTGAATGCCTTCCATGCCGGCTGCGCGATCATTGACTTTCAGCCATGCCAACCCTTTCGCACCGTAGATCGAGACGAATTCACCGTACCCATCAATCTGTTTACGCGTCAAGCTTGCGCCACCCGGTACACGAATCACGGCAACCCGACCTTTAGCATCATTCGCAGGACCGGAAAAGACTTTAAACTCAACCTCTTTGACTAAATCGGCGATATCGACCAATTCCAGCGGGTTACGCAAATCAGGCTTATCGCTACCGAAACGACGCATCGCTTCACTATATGGCATCACTGGGAATGTGCCCAAATCGACATCCAGCAGTTCCTGCCACATTTCCCGGATCATTTTTTCGGTCACTACACGGACTTCGTCAGCGGTCATAAATGATGTTTCAATATCGATCTGAGTGAACTCAGGCTGACGATCGGCTCGTAAGTCTTCATCGCGGAAACACTTCACAATCTGATAGTAGCGGTCAAACCCTGACATCATCAGCAATTGTTTAAACAACTGTGGTGACTGAGGCAACGCATAAAATTTACCTTTATGAACCCGGCTCGGCACAAGATAGTCGCGCGCCCCTTCCGGGGTGGCTTTCGTCAAGACCGGTGTTTCGATATCGAGAAATCCCTGCCCATCGAGGAAGCGGCGCACAAAGCTGGAAGCCCGCGCACGCAATTTGATGCGATCACTCATTTCCGGACGGCGTAAGTCCAGATAACGATATTTCAAACGCTGTTCTTCAGAGTTTTTCTGATTAGAGTCCAATGGCAATACATCAGATCGGTTGATAATTTCCAGCTGAGTGGCAAGAATTTCGACTTCTCCGGTTGCCATATCGCGATTAACCTGAGAGTCCGGACGTGCTCTGACTTCACCGATCAAACGAATACAAAACTCACTACGCAGTTGGTTCGCAACCTCAAAGACATCTGCCATATCAGGGTCAACAACAACCTGAACCAGCCCTTCACGATCTCGCATATCAATAAAGATCAGTCCGCCCAGATCCCGACGACGATTCACCCAACCACAAAGTTCTACATTCTGCCCGACAAGGGACTTGTTTAGGTGACCACAATAATGGCTACGCATAATGAGTTTCCCAATTTCCAATAACTGATTCAAATCTTCACTGCCCGCTTGTATATCCAGACCAGCGGACAACAACAAAATATCCTAAATAACCGTGCGACTGTTCAACCAAACTATTCAACCAAGCTATTCAACCAAGTAATTCCGACATACAATGCCGAATCAATATTTGATAATAACGTTGCATTGGATCTCGCAGTATTTGATGACTTGGTAAACCTTGAAGATCATCGCTGCACCCATGACTCAGTCGCAATCGTCACCGTGTACGTGTATAACGGTGTAAAGAAATAGGCGCTGATTATAGCGCTAAAAGACCGGCTTCTTCAAAACGATATCGCGCATTTGACACAATTTAAATTGAAAAAATGACAAACACACTTCCTATTCGACTCGGACTCACGCTCTGGTCACACCCACAATGGCAGCAAACCCTGTATGGGCG
It encodes the following:
- a CDS encoding TIGR02647 family protein produces the protein MKFTTQLLNELNLLLQFDLNSRDTGIKVHKTAEKKVQDAVEALYRKNLCTHPDGGYLTDEGIEMAQDADRILRVLAPEPE
- a CDS encoding NAD(P)H-binding protein, whose amino-acid sequence is MKHITIIGAGWLGLPLTHHLSDSCRVFASKTTPAGADALKLEGIRSFCFHFEQSESPLSDKLIAQQAEVVIGCFPPGFRQNKQDEYAHYWSCLVEQCKIAQVKKLIMISTTGVYPNHPGVMTEQDANLTLAQDNADFSTSARVLLTAEQHVIDSGLDYAILRFSGLIGPKRHPARFVPKLKQVSSRAPANILHLDDAIGSVRYILEQELSGIFNVTTPETVSKAEFYQAALDTVSSEAALPPIVAQEDKQISGDKLCRCGYSFHYQHTLDALRYL
- a CDS encoding thymidine kinase; translated protein: MAQMYFYYSAMNAGKSTTLLQSSFNYRERGMNPVIYTAAIDNRFGVGKVSSRIGLEEEAYLFRESSNLFEEVDQLHQQMKVDCILVDECQFLSKEQVYQLTDVVDRLGIPVLCYGLRSDFKGELFPGSQHLLAWADKLVELKTICHCGKKANMVVRVDAQGQPIAEGAQVDIGGNDRYVSVCRKHYKEALGRL
- the aspS gene encoding aspartate--tRNA ligase yields the protein MRSHYCGHLNKSLVGQNVELCGWVNRRRDLGGLIFIDMRDREGLVQVVVDPDMADVFEVANQLRSEFCIRLIGEVRARPDSQVNRDMATGEVEILATQLEIINRSDVLPLDSNQKNSEEQRLKYRYLDLRRPEMSDRIKLRARASSFVRRFLDGQGFLDIETPVLTKATPEGARDYLVPSRVHKGKFYALPQSPQLFKQLLMMSGFDRYYQIVKCFRDEDLRADRQPEFTQIDIETSFMTADEVRVVTEKMIREMWQELLDVDLGTFPVMPYSEAMRRFGSDKPDLRNPLELVDIADLVKEVEFKVFSGPANDAKGRVAVIRVPGGASLTRKQIDGYGEFVSIYGAKGLAWLKVNDRAAGMEGIQSPVAKFLSESVIESILERTQAQSGDIILFGADKVNVVSEALGALRLKLGTDLSLTDESAWAPLWVVDFPMFEEDDEGQLHAMHHPFTSPLGVTADELKANPANVNSNAYDMVLNGYEVGGGSVRIHDSAMQTAVFDILGIEEDEQRRKFGFLLDALKFGTPPHAGLAFGFDRLVMLLCGTENIRDVIAFPKTTAAACPMTEAPSEANPAALEELAIAVRAKAENV